A single genomic interval of Stieleria maiorica harbors:
- a CDS encoding cupin domain-containing protein → MTNVKLDDGLIRGDSVASILDSAMDAGGGLLRLTPTWVPRSFLHPGRRIKLHPGDYYRFGADRGGIDERWFGSTTDAANDGRVWHEGQSFCLFEGKKFMLKEAIAERGNDIVGEAIFGKYNRWPVYSKFFDNMGPIPHHMHQSFEDAALVGQEGKPESYYFPPQLNNVDNNFAYTFMGLEPGTTPEDVRRCLENWNEGDNGILDLSRAYRLKRGTGWLIPPGVLHAPGSLCTYEPQWGSDVFGMYQSIVEGRYVPWDLLVKDMPEEKHQDLDFIVGQLDWDKNVDTHFKESNYLEPIVDENRSGDGFVDKWIVYGTVDGQQRFSAKELTIAPGTKCTLKDPGASSWITVQGRGRMGALDLQTPAMIRFGENTSDEVFISHVAATGGVEIENLGTEPLVGLRYFGPDTHSDLPKGGS, encoded by the coding sequence ATGACCAATGTGAAGCTCGACGACGGACTCATCCGAGGCGATTCGGTCGCCTCGATTTTGGACTCTGCGATGGACGCCGGCGGCGGATTGCTGCGTCTGACGCCCACCTGGGTCCCACGGTCCTTCTTGCACCCGGGCCGTCGGATCAAGCTGCATCCGGGCGACTACTACCGATTCGGCGCCGACCGGGGCGGGATCGATGAACGCTGGTTCGGCAGCACCACCGACGCGGCCAACGACGGTCGCGTGTGGCACGAAGGCCAGAGTTTTTGTCTGTTCGAAGGCAAAAAATTCATGCTCAAGGAAGCCATCGCCGAACGCGGCAACGACATCGTCGGTGAAGCGATTTTCGGGAAATACAACCGCTGGCCCGTGTACAGCAAGTTCTTCGACAACATGGGCCCGATCCCGCACCACATGCACCAGTCGTTCGAAGACGCGGCGTTGGTCGGCCAAGAGGGCAAACCGGAAAGCTATTACTTTCCGCCGCAATTGAACAACGTCGACAACAACTTTGCCTACACCTTCATGGGGCTCGAGCCCGGCACGACTCCCGAAGACGTCCGTCGTTGCTTGGAAAACTGGAACGAAGGTGACAACGGGATCTTGGACCTCAGCCGCGCCTACCGGCTGAAACGGGGCACCGGTTGGTTGATCCCGCCCGGCGTCCTGCACGCCCCCGGCTCGCTGTGCACCTATGAACCCCAATGGGGCAGCGACGTGTTCGGCATGTACCAGTCGATCGTCGAAGGCCGCTATGTGCCGTGGGATCTGCTGGTCAAAGACATGCCGGAGGAAAAGCATCAAGACCTGGACTTCATCGTCGGCCAGCTTGATTGGGACAAAAATGTCGACACTCACTTTAAAGAGAGCAACTACTTGGAGCCGATTGTGGACGAGAACCGCAGCGGTGACGGCTTTGTCGACAAGTGGATCGTGTATGGGACCGTCGACGGCCAACAACGGTTTAGCGCCAAAGAGTTGACAATCGCCCCCGGGACCAAATGCACGTTGAAGGATCCCGGTGCGAGCAGCTGGATCACGGTGCAAGGTCGCGGACGGATGGGGGCGTTGGATCTGCAGACTCCCGCGATGATCCGATTCGGTGAAAACACGTCCGACGAAGTCTTTATCTCGCATGTCGCCGCAACCGGCGGTGTCGAGATCGAGAACTTGGGCACCGAGCCGCTGGTCGGTCTCCGCTACTTCGGCCCCGACACACACAGTGATCTGCCCAAAGGCGGCTCCTGA
- a CDS encoding efflux RND transporter permease subunit, with the protein MGLIHFSLRNRFAVLAGSIALCVLGAAVIPGITIDILPDFKKPVVVSFFSYPGLPTMDMEKSVTSRVERALTLAGKIEHQESRTVPGAAVIKVFFQPGADASSAMNDIVNLEASDMFHLPPGIEWPFTLRSEPANLPVVLAAISGEGLSESELYTIGYYAVRNKMGGLKGVQIPHPFGGKFRQMMVYVDPAKLQAYHISATDVVDALRKSNLVLAAGTARLGGTDYQIHPRNTLPTIDEIEAIPITVRDARPVFVRDVARVVDDAALQYNIVRVNGKRSVYCPLLREPGENTIAVVDRIYEGIGSEIPKMKERGDIPETTEVTLVSDQSSYIRKAMSNLLTQISLGALLVAIVVIVFLRRLLPTVIIVATILFAVLIGALGFAFSGQTINVMTLGGLALAIGTVVDAGIVVVENVIRHQRMGKSALDAAREGTAEVSGAILAGTVTTLAVFLPAVFLTGMIKYLFTPLSLAATFTIGASYILALTVVPAFCATFIREKVGHKPTDEDRGDAMPRGLYGRLLGGAMKVPAFSALVIVIAVGATFLLLPRIGTELFPSVDSGSFELRLKTLPGTELVETEKLVAEIEDTIKEVIPEDEIETLIANIGLPVGKGAGFSTVLSSNSGPDTAYLIVNLKQENRSTSTNTYVNQLREKLAADYPLEEFLFVSGGIVNMALNEGVPTPISVQVSAGTLGQCRDAAEQIVQAIRPIAGTEDVQIAQSLDYPQFDVQVDRTRAKYLGLDQEEVAQTVLTALGSSVGYAPTIWIDPKTGVDFFMGVQYESNTFESLDEIRNIPLSLNAPSGPITIPLSNVATVKRVNIPGEIAHYNISRVNDVHVNVSGRDIGSVAADIEAVLAEMEFENGVGVALRGPVEKMRSGMNLLGVGLAVATLLVYLVLMAQFRSFTDPLIIMLAVPLGIGGVLLVLYLTGTTINIQSLMGTLMMIGVVVNNSILLVEFANRRRADGLSPHDAALSAAGVRLRPILMTSLTLVASMLPLSFQLAPGNEAMIPLARALMGGMIASTILTLVLVPCVYSLVHRNFATA; encoded by the coding sequence ATGGGATTGATTCACTTTTCACTTCGCAACCGCTTTGCCGTTCTCGCCGGCTCGATCGCCCTGTGCGTGCTCGGTGCGGCCGTGATCCCCGGCATCACAATCGACATCCTGCCGGATTTCAAAAAGCCGGTCGTCGTCAGCTTCTTTTCGTACCCGGGCCTGCCGACGATGGACATGGAGAAATCTGTCACGTCACGGGTCGAACGCGCATTGACCCTGGCCGGCAAAATCGAACACCAGGAATCTCGCACGGTTCCCGGCGCGGCCGTCATCAAGGTGTTCTTCCAACCCGGTGCCGACGCCAGTTCGGCGATGAACGACATCGTCAACTTGGAAGCCAGTGACATGTTCCACTTGCCGCCAGGCATCGAGTGGCCATTCACCCTTCGCAGCGAACCGGCCAACTTGCCCGTCGTGCTGGCGGCGATCTCCGGCGAAGGTTTGAGCGAATCCGAGCTTTATACGATCGGCTACTACGCCGTGCGGAACAAAATGGGCGGATTGAAAGGCGTTCAGATCCCGCACCCCTTCGGCGGCAAGTTTCGTCAGATGATGGTGTACGTTGATCCGGCCAAATTGCAGGCGTATCACATCAGCGCGACCGATGTCGTCGACGCGCTGCGAAAATCGAACCTCGTCCTCGCTGCCGGGACCGCACGCCTGGGCGGCACCGACTACCAAATCCATCCCCGCAACACGTTGCCGACGATCGATGAAATCGAAGCGATTCCGATCACCGTGCGAGATGCGCGTCCGGTGTTCGTGCGCGACGTGGCGCGCGTCGTCGACGATGCGGCGCTGCAATACAACATCGTGCGGGTCAACGGAAAACGCAGTGTGTATTGCCCATTGTTGCGCGAACCGGGCGAAAACACGATCGCCGTGGTCGACCGAATCTACGAAGGCATCGGCAGTGAGATTCCCAAAATGAAGGAGCGGGGGGACATCCCCGAAACCACCGAAGTCACACTGGTGTCCGACCAGTCCAGCTACATTCGAAAGGCGATGAGCAACCTGTTGACCCAGATCTCGTTGGGCGCGCTGTTGGTCGCGATCGTCGTCATCGTCTTCCTGCGTCGCTTGCTGCCGACGGTGATCATCGTCGCGACCATCCTGTTCGCGGTTCTGATCGGGGCACTCGGATTCGCGTTCAGCGGCCAGACGATCAACGTGATGACCCTGGGCGGTCTGGCGTTGGCGATCGGCACGGTCGTGGACGCCGGGATCGTCGTCGTCGAGAACGTGATCCGTCACCAGCGGATGGGAAAGTCCGCGCTCGACGCCGCCCGTGAGGGAACAGCGGAAGTCTCCGGCGCGATCCTGGCCGGCACCGTCACCACGCTGGCCGTATTCCTGCCCGCCGTGTTCTTGACCGGCATGATCAAGTACCTGTTCACGCCGCTGTCGCTGGCCGCCACATTCACGATCGGCGCGTCCTATATTCTGGCGCTGACCGTCGTGCCGGCCTTCTGTGCGACATTCATCCGCGAAAAGGTCGGACACAAGCCGACCGATGAAGATCGCGGCGACGCGATGCCCCGAGGCCTGTACGGCCGACTGCTCGGGGGCGCCATGAAAGTGCCCGCGTTCAGCGCCCTGGTCATTGTCATCGCCGTCGGAGCGACGTTCCTGCTGTTGCCTCGGATCGGAACCGAACTGTTCCCCAGCGTCGATTCGGGTTCCTTCGAGTTGCGGCTGAAAACGTTGCCGGGGACCGAGCTGGTTGAAACCGAAAAACTGGTCGCGGAGATCGAAGACACCATCAAAGAGGTAATCCCCGAAGACGAAATCGAAACGCTGATCGCCAACATCGGACTGCCGGTCGGCAAAGGCGCCGGGTTCTCCACCGTACTCAGTTCCAACTCCGGTCCCGACACCGCCTACCTGATCGTCAACTTGAAGCAGGAAAACCGTTCGACCAGCACGAACACGTACGTCAACCAGCTGCGTGAAAAGCTGGCGGCCGACTATCCGCTCGAAGAGTTTCTGTTCGTCTCCGGCGGCATCGTCAACATGGCGCTCAACGAAGGGGTGCCGACACCGATCAGCGTCCAAGTCTCCGCCGGCACGCTGGGACAATGCCGCGACGCCGCCGAGCAGATCGTCCAGGCCATCCGTCCGATCGCGGGCACCGAAGACGTCCAAATCGCACAATCGCTGGACTACCCGCAGTTCGATGTGCAAGTCGATCGAACCCGCGCCAAGTACTTGGGACTGGACCAGGAAGAAGTCGCCCAGACGGTGTTGACCGCACTCGGGTCGAGTGTCGGTTATGCGCCGACGATTTGGATCGACCCAAAAACCGGCGTCGACTTCTTCATGGGCGTGCAATACGAGAGCAACACCTTCGAGTCGTTGGATGAAATTCGCAACATCCCGCTGTCGCTCAATGCCCCCAGCGGGCCGATCACGATTCCGCTGTCCAACGTCGCCACAGTCAAACGCGTCAACATTCCCGGCGAGATCGCCCACTACAACATCTCCCGCGTCAACGACGTCCACGTCAACGTTTCCGGCCGCGACATCGGTTCGGTCGCCGCAGACATCGAAGCAGTGCTGGCGGAGATGGAATTCGAAAACGGCGTCGGTGTGGCGCTCCGCGGACCGGTTGAGAAAATGCGGTCCGGGATGAACCTGTTGGGAGTCGGTTTGGCGGTCGCGACGTTGTTGGTTTACCTGGTGCTGATGGCTCAGTTCCGTTCGTTCACCGATCCGCTGATCATCATGCTGGCGGTCCCCTTGGGCATCGGCGGCGTGTTGCTGGTGCTGTACCTGACCGGAACGACGATCAACATCCAATCATTGATGGGGACGTTGATGATGATCGGCGTCGTGGTGAACAACTCGATCCTGTTGGTCGAATTCGCCAACCGCCGTCGCGCCGATGGCCTGTCGCCCCACGATGCGGCGCTTTCGGCAGCCGGCGTCCGGCTGCGACCGATCTTGATGACGTCGCTGACGCTGGTCGCATCGATGTTGCCGCTGTCGTTCCAGCTGGCACCGGGCAACGAGGCGATGATCCCGCTGGCCCGAGCCCTGATGGGCGGCATGATTGCTAGCACCATCCTGACACTGGTCCTTGTCCCCTGTGTCTACTCACTTGTGCACCGCAATTTCGCCACCGCCTAA
- a CDS encoding efflux RND transporter periplasmic adaptor subunit: MTCRFGNAITFGSAAALLLLSGCQPSGPVAQKADADRLVAVRTVAVTESEIQPTTTQPASVHAFYRSEIRAKVPGFVSELKVDIGDVVQAGQVLAQIDVPEMEKQRQIIQARIARLKAEEKRATAGVNLADAQVRSSQARLAQAESEMSRVDASLAAAQSEFERTSDLVERGSLQDRMLDESRKKRDSERAAKQAVASAIESAKANVAVTEAQKAAAEADLEAAQAETMIAERELEELQVMIDYATVRAPLAGIVSQRNVEPGDLVGSGADQASTKPLFVISQIDKLRVRIPVPETEAAHINPGDEVTLTFPTFSGEPAITAAVTRQSGSLDPSTRTMIVEVELENAEGKLLPGMFGRASIKLGSKVAANMLPSRAIRFSEEGNATVYVLGQDDTVTVAAIETGLDDGNSIQVRSGLLPGQRVIDAHLKRFTDGQKVSVLAN, from the coding sequence ATGACCTGTCGTTTCGGCAACGCAATCACGTTCGGTTCTGCGGCAGCCCTGCTGCTGCTCTCCGGATGCCAACCGTCCGGCCCTGTCGCCCAAAAGGCCGACGCCGATCGTCTGGTGGCGGTGCGAACCGTCGCCGTCACCGAATCGGAAATCCAGCCGACAACGACGCAACCGGCGTCGGTTCACGCTTTCTACCGCTCCGAAATCCGCGCCAAAGTCCCCGGGTTTGTCAGCGAATTGAAAGTCGACATCGGCGACGTCGTCCAGGCCGGCCAAGTCCTGGCACAAATCGACGTGCCCGAAATGGAAAAACAACGCCAGATCATCCAGGCCCGCATCGCGCGACTCAAAGCCGAGGAGAAACGTGCGACCGCCGGCGTCAATCTGGCCGATGCCCAAGTCCGCTCCTCCCAAGCGCGTCTGGCCCAGGCCGAGAGCGAAATGAGCCGCGTGGACGCCTCTCTGGCCGCCGCCCAATCCGAATTCGAACGCACAAGCGATCTGGTCGAGCGTGGATCGTTGCAGGACCGGATGCTGGACGAATCGCGAAAGAAACGTGACAGCGAACGGGCGGCCAAGCAAGCGGTGGCATCCGCGATCGAATCGGCCAAGGCGAACGTCGCGGTGACCGAAGCACAAAAGGCGGCTGCCGAAGCGGACTTGGAAGCCGCCCAAGCCGAAACGATGATCGCCGAGCGCGAATTGGAAGAGTTGCAGGTGATGATCGATTACGCGACCGTCCGCGCCCCCCTGGCGGGCATCGTCTCCCAACGAAACGTCGAACCCGGTGACCTGGTCGGCAGCGGCGCTGACCAGGCATCCACCAAGCCGCTGTTCGTGATCAGCCAAATCGACAAGCTCCGCGTCCGTATTCCGGTTCCCGAAACCGAAGCGGCACACATCAACCCGGGCGACGAAGTCACGTTGACCTTTCCGACGTTCTCCGGCGAACCAGCGATCACGGCGGCCGTCACCCGGCAATCGGGCAGCCTGGATCCGAGCACGCGAACCATGATTGTCGAGGTCGAGTTGGAGAACGCCGAGGGGAAATTGTTGCCCGGCATGTTCGGCCGTGCGTCGATCAAGCTGGGCAGCAAGGTGGCCGCCAACATGTTGCCCTCGCGCGCGATCCGCTTCAGCGAAGAAGGCAACGCAACCGTCTATGTGCTCGGCCAAGACGACACGGTCACCGTCGCGGCGATCGAAACCGGACTCGACGATGGCAACTCGATCCAAGTCCGCTCCGGATTGCTGCCCGGCCAACGCGTGATCGATGCCCATCTGAAGCGTTTCACCGACGGCCAAAAGGTCTCCGTCCTGGCCAACTGA
- a CDS encoding sugar phosphate isomerase/epimerase family protein, whose product MKLHNAMWPGLVGKGDGPDQEPPISLEHMLDLTAAAEVNGRKFDGIDYFLFLPHTDPEASDDDLRKIADLIQSKGFSVGSLVAPVWPGTIGDSAMGDKEQTDKFLSAVKMACRVAGIFNEHGVRQYGVIRIDSAEFGVEKWREDPQASTAKIANTFREAAKIAADHGERLAAEGEICWAGMHSWKDMLDLLEAVGMPESLGFQADLAHTYLYLMGYNAPEHALLHEGYSEEEFYAAYEQMTDKLRPWTIDFHVAQNDGEVHGAGDHDKTGKHCPADDPNGKLDIVKCAGYWLKDADQRGIQHICWDGCMFPNATLEQPGTWNTILDAMIKVDESLK is encoded by the coding sequence ATGAAACTTCATAACGCAATGTGGCCCGGATTGGTTGGCAAAGGCGATGGCCCCGACCAAGAGCCGCCGATCAGTTTGGAACACATGTTGGACCTGACGGCCGCGGCCGAAGTGAACGGGCGGAAGTTCGACGGCATCGATTACTTTCTGTTCTTGCCGCACACCGATCCGGAAGCCAGCGACGACGACCTGCGCAAGATCGCCGATCTGATCCAGTCCAAAGGCTTCAGCGTCGGTTCGTTGGTCGCACCGGTCTGGCCGGGCACCATCGGTGATTCGGCGATGGGCGACAAAGAGCAAACCGACAAGTTCCTCTCGGCGGTCAAAATGGCCTGCCGTGTCGCCGGCATCTTCAACGAACACGGCGTCCGCCAGTACGGCGTGATCCGGATCGACAGCGCCGAATTCGGCGTGGAAAAATGGCGTGAAGATCCCCAAGCGAGCACGGCAAAAATCGCCAACACGTTCCGCGAAGCGGCCAAGATCGCCGCCGACCACGGCGAGCGTTTGGCGGCCGAAGGCGAAATTTGCTGGGCCGGCATGCACAGCTGGAAAGACATGTTGGACTTGTTGGAAGCCGTCGGAATGCCCGAATCGCTGGGCTTCCAGGCCGACCTGGCCCACACGTACTTGTACCTGATGGGCTACAACGCCCCCGAACACGCGCTGTTGCACGAAGGGTACAGCGAAGAAGAGTTTTACGCGGCGTATGAGCAGATGACCGACAAGCTGCGGCCCTGGACGATCGATTTCCACGTCGCCCAGAATGACGGCGAAGTCCACGGCGCCGGCGACCACGACAAGACCGGCAAACACTGCCCCGCCGATGACCCCAACGGCAAATTGGACATCGTCAAGTGCGCCGGGTATTGGCTCAAAGACGCCGACCAGCGCGGCATCCAACACATCTGCTGGGACGGTTGCATGTTCCCCAACGCCACCCTGGAGCAGCCCGGAACCTGGAACACGATCCTGGACGCCATGATCAAGGTCGACGAGTCGCTGAAATAG
- a CDS encoding aldose 1-epimerase family protein: MAKTKTARSIDHRLKSVVWDDQSPLSVTVESPRGKVQTRHGRFVGGRADGVEIIRIDTGAVVVNVLPSRGMGIWSIESDTGHFGWHSPVDGPVHPSLVPIHDPSGLGWLEGFDELVVRCGLESNGAPEHDENGKLVYPLHGRIANLPADGLQVEFDEVSGRLELIGDLRESRLFFSNFRLNSRIRVHAGSPSVQILDDVTNDRSTPATLQMLYHINVGRPVLEKGSKLLLPIEELAPKDKLSAGEIESFNEFGGPQSGYVERVYFAKLRGDETNLTTAMLQNADASQALAVTYGTKTLPRFVLWKNTADTADGYVTGLEPATNFPNQRSFEAAHDRVVEVQPEQTVCFRVTIDPLSDPESVAEMAERIEKLAGDQPPVIHAVPRPGWSPGA; the protein is encoded by the coding sequence ATGGCAAAAACGAAGACCGCTCGCTCGATCGATCATCGGCTCAAGAGCGTGGTTTGGGACGATCAATCTCCGCTTTCGGTCACGGTTGAATCTCCGCGAGGGAAAGTCCAAACGCGGCACGGGCGGTTCGTCGGCGGACGGGCCGATGGCGTCGAAATCATCCGAATCGACACCGGTGCCGTCGTCGTCAATGTGCTGCCCTCACGCGGGATGGGAATCTGGAGCATCGAATCCGACACCGGCCACTTCGGCTGGCACTCTCCGGTCGATGGCCCCGTCCACCCCTCGCTGGTCCCGATTCATGACCCCAGCGGACTCGGCTGGCTGGAAGGCTTTGATGAACTGGTCGTCCGCTGCGGGCTGGAAAGCAACGGCGCCCCCGAGCACGACGAGAACGGAAAGCTGGTGTACCCGCTGCACGGCCGGATCGCCAATCTTCCCGCCGACGGATTGCAGGTCGAATTCGACGAGGTTTCCGGACGCCTGGAATTGATCGGCGACCTGCGCGAGAGCCGATTGTTCTTTTCCAATTTCCGCCTGAACAGCCGAATCCGCGTCCACGCCGGCAGCCCCTCGGTGCAAATTTTGGACGACGTGACCAACGATCGTTCGACTCCGGCGACGTTGCAAATGCTCTACCACATCAACGTCGGCCGACCCGTCCTGGAAAAAGGCTCCAAGCTACTCCTGCCGATCGAAGAACTGGCCCCCAAAGACAAACTCTCCGCCGGCGAAATCGAGAGCTTCAATGAATTCGGCGGGCCGCAGTCGGGCTACGTCGAACGCGTCTACTTTGCCAAACTCCGCGGTGACGAAACCAACCTGACCACCGCGATGCTGCAAAACGCGGACGCCTCCCAAGCCCTCGCGGTCACCTACGGCACCAAGACCTTGCCGCGCTTCGTGCTTTGGAAAAACACGGCCGACACCGCCGATGGCTACGTCACCGGACTCGAACCGGCCACCAATTTTCCCAACCAACGGTCCTTCGAAGCCGCACACGATCGCGTCGTCGAAGTCCAGCCCGAACAAACCGTCTGCTTCCGCGTCACGATCGATCCCTTATCCGATCCCGAATCGGTCGCCGAGATGGCCGAGCGGATTGAAAAACTGGCCGGCGACCAACCGCCGGTCATCCACGCCGTCCCCCGCCCCGGTTGGTCGCCAGGGGCATAA
- a CDS encoding TolC family protein: protein MPKRVLVLGLISCMGCATGPDQARYVPDALPAVPADQGVVETTANIDVAAPPEIAKAAAEPRVALETDDTLSLVDYIAEEDWVAETEQSNPARMPIRQVAAESGDAEQAEASVEMNLPSALAMVSGQHPIVGFARWRVQQAYAQLAQAEALWLPSIQAGFNFHRHDGNYQASNGDIVDVNRNSFQYGLGVGATGAGTTPRPGLVAQFHLADAIFQPRVAEATAWASGHAANATQNRQLLTAALAYIDLIAAHQDVSILEASRARTEELAKITGDFAEAGQGLKADADRMQTELALMENRLIAAEEQTAVASARLAEAISLSGQPKIRPMDVTVVPLELVPIESDKASLIAAGLAMRPELKESQALVAAACQAYSREKYAPFVPSVLLGFSTGGFGGGLGNELDDVNDRYDIDALMSWQVRNLGLGEKAARREQSARVQQAKYERIRVMDQVAREISEGHARVQSRHRQIAVTERAIEFAMDSYDRNLKRIRDGEGLPLEVLQSLQALETASRAYLSAVVDHNRAQFELQWAQGWPVQGG from the coding sequence ATGCCAAAACGAGTTCTGGTTCTCGGATTGATCAGCTGTATGGGGTGTGCGACCGGCCCCGATCAAGCCCGGTACGTGCCCGATGCGTTGCCGGCTGTCCCCGCAGACCAGGGCGTCGTGGAAACGACCGCCAACATCGATGTTGCCGCCCCCCCGGAGATCGCGAAAGCCGCCGCCGAACCGCGCGTCGCATTGGAGACGGATGACACGCTATCGCTGGTCGACTACATCGCCGAGGAAGATTGGGTGGCGGAGACAGAGCAGTCGAATCCCGCGCGGATGCCGATTCGTCAAGTCGCCGCGGAGTCGGGCGATGCGGAGCAGGCGGAAGCGAGCGTCGAGATGAATCTGCCGTCGGCACTGGCGATGGTTTCGGGGCAGCACCCGATCGTCGGTTTCGCCCGCTGGCGGGTCCAGCAAGCGTACGCCCAATTGGCTCAGGCCGAAGCGTTGTGGCTGCCGTCGATCCAAGCCGGTTTCAATTTCCATCGCCACGACGGCAACTACCAGGCCAGCAATGGTGACATCGTTGACGTCAACCGAAACTCCTTTCAGTACGGTTTGGGAGTCGGCGCCACCGGTGCGGGGACGACGCCCCGTCCCGGTTTGGTCGCCCAGTTCCATTTGGCCGACGCGATCTTCCAGCCGCGGGTTGCCGAGGCAACCGCCTGGGCCAGCGGACATGCCGCCAACGCGACACAGAACCGGCAATTGCTGACCGCGGCGCTGGCGTACATCGACCTGATCGCTGCACACCAAGACGTCAGCATCTTGGAAGCGTCGCGGGCCCGGACCGAAGAACTGGCCAAGATCACCGGGGATTTTGCCGAAGCCGGCCAGGGGCTCAAGGCGGATGCTGATCGGATGCAGACCGAGCTGGCACTGATGGAGAACCGTTTGATCGCCGCGGAGGAACAAACCGCCGTCGCCTCCGCCCGGTTGGCTGAAGCGATCAGTTTGAGCGGCCAGCCGAAGATCCGACCGATGGATGTCACGGTGGTTCCGCTGGAATTGGTGCCGATCGAGTCGGACAAGGCATCGTTGATCGCTGCAGGGTTGGCGATGCGACCGGAGCTGAAGGAATCCCAGGCGCTCGTCGCGGCGGCCTGCCAAGCGTACAGCCGTGAAAAGTACGCTCCGTTTGTGCCCAGCGTGCTGCTGGGATTCAGCACCGGTGGTTTCGGCGGTGGCTTGGGCAACGAACTGGATGACGTCAACGACCGCTACGACATCGATGCCCTGATGTCATGGCAGGTTCGTAACTTGGGCCTGGGCGAAAAAGCGGCACGGCGAGAGCAATCGGCGCGCGTCCAGCAGGCCAAGTACGAGCGCATCCGCGTGATGGACCAGGTGGCCCGCGAGATCAGCGAAGGCCACGCGAGGGTGCAGTCGCGGCATCGCCAGATCGCGGTGACCGAGCGCGCGATCGAGTTCGCGATGGATTCCTACGACCGCAACTTGAAACGGATCCGCGACGGCGAAGGATTGCCGTTGGAAGTGCTGCAGTCGCTGCAGGCGTTGGAGACCGCCAGCCGGGCGTACCTAAGTGCGGTCGTCGACCACAATCGCGCCCAGTTCGAATTGCAATGGGCCCAGGGCTGGCCGGTGCAGGGCGGGTGA